Proteins found in one Aethina tumida isolate Nest 87 chromosome 1, icAetTumi1.1, whole genome shotgun sequence genomic segment:
- the LOC109602184 gene encoding uncharacterized protein LOC109602184 → MAVSITSCSVHVALLWLLFASAIGAEDIYSNSFISPNSAYGEDVMDDLSTGTKTSAPGDIKTTKDSLLTSTITSQIVTSRTIENRVERSAVADPILSRTSGLEGLLAFKNVEDSFDSNDVELSGRYNVIQPSKTDKHLLSNGVEQTLGPQSGEGQGAPQARSLSLQEPQETTATPTATITQSTVTLSNQPGKGRQANPDIQDIITGIVKLLNGNVNVQANTQPAMGRPLRPLSTRINNRGPPRITDVPALPPDFDVPAPLPPPPLGQMPPPVTSTRIPTPYPFDVPPSNISPVKPFGNPIPLSEQGSGNRPGFYRPVTIPPWTRPRRPPTRRPAIPPYKPMPPIPSDFISLTSEKPVDDILTLDLGSQLQSTSQETLDNKNITVTEEQEVTTDLPEEIDMPVEEIDNETAAFERNKEKSSSKMDKHTSKTTTVISTSTSESSTDLEMSTTQTLSELLAPTSVLTDMQTTSLARNSENITEINVTKTTEEPMFLESSIEDVLHTLKHDLLANMSSDTPTEELPLVTSTTEGIKSTESTISKTSMQLNNQSSTLTNQDFPYYPYRPRPGIVLDDTEYKPGGINRQPIITRPPIGQLGEIFDITVSAIQGPGGSTGGQGKPYVIPVDIENVHVGSNADLITSPVGDEGFVSIDGKRTYLNLFGDNIAPTTTAGSMVKPTIPSNNHVSGTGYAVVEAEKIKPNLGSVKPTQRRPVFGRPRPSQPPVRIDTCIVGDDTTCDVSQHEVCRTESGVSACHCRPGTARRKHRDPCRKIVSVLLSLRVDRLYERRVVWANELSDKESESYHQLSYEAERALESAMSMTPFSDEFLGSKVNSIYRGERAAGQAGVFVNLTLQLEENADTARPTVRADIQKHLLGVIQRRSNNVGNSALWVDSPPGSISNLQDLDECSSPELHDCHALARCINIFGSFKCECADGYKDPWYDNKHRAGRYCEQCSPQHCNNRGECKYQNGQEVCVCSGNYYGNQCELDGEVLGVAIGASVAAVIIIGLTLVCLVMWSRRWSREQKAAVGSPVFGYMATASNTVKTPVVGAPPYQLTLEDRLRWAQIADVMAQANHYAPEPVTGPTRPSSALFGYPNLSLTGTLQHGSLHGTLPPVPLPRLNLQAQMASRVASAHGMRPLDNSSSSEEEDKADLLGRNFQVPRPKSRSNASIANQSGIYYDVDYDQNDIYKSGGGIPLSTYSMGRPAYFRN, encoded by the exons ATGGCTGTTTCAATTACCAGTTGCAGTGTACATGTGGCGCTGCTTTGGCTTCTTTTCGCATCCGCAATTG gGGCCGAAGACATTTATTCGAATTCATTTATATCGCCGAACTCGGCGTATGGCGAGGATGTAATGGACGATCTGAGTACAGGAACCAAAACATCTGCACCTGGTGATATTAAGACAACGAAAGACAGTTTATTAACCTCAACGATAACTAGTCAAATTGTAACTAGTCGCACTATAGAAAATAGAGTGGAACGATCCGCCGTTGCTGATCCCATTTTGTCCAGGACCTCCGGATTGGAAGGACTTTTGGCATTCAAAAATGTGGAGGACTCCTTTGACAGTAATGACGTAGAATTAAGTGGGAGATACAATGTTATACAGCCCTCAAAAACG GATAAACATCTCTTATCAAATGGCGTGGAACAAACGTTAGGCCCGCAGTCGGGGGAAGGCCAGGGGGCTCCGCAGGCACGGTCACTGTCATTGCAGGAGCCCCAGGAAACAACGGCCACGCCAACTGCGACGATAACGCAGAGTACTGTTACCCTATCGAACCAACCGGGTAAGGGTAGGCAAGCTAATCCCGACATCCAGGACATCATCACTGGTATTGTGAAACTACTCAACGGCAATGTTAACGTGCAGGCCAATACACAACCAGCCATGGGACGACCGTTGAGACCGTTGTCGACTAGAATAAACAACAGAGGACCGCCGAGAATTACGGATGTTCCAGCTCTCCCGCCAGATTTTGACGTGCCTGCACCTTTGCCGCCACCACCTCTAGGCCAAATGCCGCCGCCTGTCACGTCCACTAGGATTCCCACCCCGTATCCATTTGATGTACCACCTTCAAACATATCACCTGTTAAACCGTTTGGTAATCCAATACCTCTCTCAGAACAAGGGTCTGGCAATAGACCTGGATTCTACAGACCAGTCACTATTCCTCCATGGACTAGGCCTCGCAGACCACCAACAAGAAGGCCAGCTATTCCTCCCTACAAACCGATGCCTCCAATACCATCAGATTTTATCAGTTTGACTTCGGAAAAACCTGTGGATGACATATTAACTCTAGACTTGGGATCACAATTGCAGTCCACCAGTCAAGAGACGTTAGATAACAAAAACATTACTGTGACAGAAGAACAAGAAGTAACTACTGACTTACCAGAAGAAATTGATATGCCCGTGGAGGAAATCGACAATGAAACAGCAGCATTTGAACGTAATAAAGAGAAAAGTTCATCCAAAATGGATAAACATACCAGTAAAACTACTACTGTAATATCAACGAGCACCAGTGAATCTTCTACTGATTTAGAAATGTCTACTACACAAACATTATCTGAGCTGTTGGCTCCTACTTCAGTATTAACAGATATGCAAACTACTTCTTTGGCAAGGAATAGTGAGAATATAACCGAAATTAATGTAActaaaacaacagaagagccgATGTTCTTAGAATCTTCAATTGAAGATGTGTTACACACTTTAAAACATGATTTACTAGCGAATATGTCTTCTGACACTCCTACTGAGGAATTGCCCTTGGTTACGAGTACTACTGAGGGTATCAAAAGTACAGAATCAACTATTTCAAAAACATCAATGCAACTGA ATAATCAATCATCAACTTTAACTAATCAAGATTTTCCCTATTATCCCTATCGACCACGACCTGGAATCGTGTTGGATGACACTGAATATAAACCAGGAGGCATTAATAGACAACCAATAATTACACGACCTccaattggacaacttggagAAATCTTTGACATTACGGTATCTGCAATACAGGGTCCAGGTGGATCAACTGGCGGACAAGGGAAGCCTTACGTGATTCCTG TTGACATCGAAAACGTCCACGTGGGTTCTAACGCGGATTTGATCACCAGTCCCGTAGGAGACGAAGGCTTTGTTTCCATTGACGGTAAACGAACGTATTTGAACTTGTTCGGAGATAACATTGCACCAACGACAACTGCAGGATCTATGGTGAAACCCACCATACCTTCCAACAATCACGTGTCTGGCACAGGATATGCTGTAGTTGAGGCGGAAAAGATTAAACCTAATTTGGGATCTGTTAAACCTACTCAAAGAAGACCAGTATTTGGACGACCTAGGCCTAGTCAACCACCAGTGAG AATTGATACTTGCATAGTGGGAGATGACACAACCTGTGATGTATCACAGCATGAAGTTTGTAGAACAGAATCAGGAGTGAGTGCTTGTCACTGCAGACCAGGAACCGCCCGTAGGAAACACAGAGATCCCTGTCGTAAGATCGTATCCGTACTTTTGTCTTTAAGAGTGGATCGACTGTATGAACGAAGAGTTGTATGGGCTAACGAACTCTCTGACAAAGAAAGTGAAAGCTACCATCAGTTGTCTTATGAAGCCGAAAGAGCT ttggaATCTGCGATGTCCATGACACCTTTTAGCGACGAATTTCTTGGTTCGAAAGTGAACAGCATTTATAGGGGTGAACGAGCGGCAGGTCAGGCAGGTGTGTTTGTTAATCTGACATTACAGTTAGAAGAAAATGCTGATACAGCTCGTCCAACTGTAAGAGCTGATATCCAGAAACATTTATTGGGCGTCATACAAAGAAGGAGCAATAACGTTGGGAACAGTGCATTATGGGTAGACAGCCCACCAGGTTCTATTTCCAATCTACAAG ATTTGGATGAGTGTTCTTCGCCGGAATTGCATGATTGTCACGCCTTAGCCAGATGCATAAATATCTTTGGTAGCTTTAAATGCGAGTGTGCTGACGGTTATAAGGATCCTTGGTACGACAACAAACACAGAGCTGGTAGATATTGCGAACAGTGTTCACCTCAGCATTGTAACAATCGTGGTGAATGCAAGTACCAAAATGGACAAGAAGTTTGCGT GTGTTCTGGAAATTACTACGGAAATCAATGTGAACTGGATGGAGAAGTGTTGGGAGTAGCTATTGGAGCAAGCGTAGCTGCTGTAATCATTATTGGACTGACTCTAGTGTGTCTTGTGATGTGGAG CCGCCGATGGAGCAGGGAACAGAAAGCAGCAGTTGGCAGTCCTGTGTTTGGATACATGGCTACAGCCAGTAATACTGTTAAAACTCCAGTTGTAGGAGCTCCTCCTTATCAGTTAACTTTGGAAGATAGACTACGTTGGGCCCAAATAGCTGATGTCATGGCTCAAGCTAATCATTATGCG ccgGAACCCGTAACAGGTCCAACCAGGCCATCTTCGGCGTTGTTTGGATATCCCAACCTTTCTTTGACCGGTACGCTTCAGCATGGTTCATTGCATGGTACTTTACCACCAGTTCCGCTTCCGAGACTCAATTTGCAGGCACAAATGGCCTCTAGGGTGGCCAGTGCCCATGGTATGCGACCCCTGGATAACTCTAGCTCCAGCGAGGAGGAAGATAAGGCTGATCTGCTTGGCAGAAATTTCCAAGTGCCGAGACCCAAGAGTCGAAGCAACGCATCCATAGct AATCAGAGTGGCATTTATTACGACGTGGACTACGACCAGAATGACATTTATAAGTCCGGAGGTGGGATTCCATTAAGCACATACAGCATGGGTCGACCAGCGTATTtccgaaattaa
- the LOC109602179 gene encoding uncharacterized protein LOC109602179 yields MFRVLLVLVLAHYSICAFFDLTDVDDPLSLLWNNRPTFGKQRSECTTNTPVGLKHGVCQNPSLCMLSGGKPNGICGVLSTCCTYESSCGKVTSQKVSYFQRSNVDQNSRECKYEVVLLNPNVCQVRLDFEHFNLAPAIERGNASRCDSDRLLIYPNIYNIPELCGNNDNQHVYVHINQTTGTKKLVLDMITLSNKSPSWKIKITQLECPGILNTDDMASDFNLLAPLGAIQYHTNVNGELKSFGYDTNRNLNSYTSNENYAIAFKRTASVCGIKFRINYFNLPDDNSTEIKDKMCTSDYLFIPYIQFLGTTHDVIAKLCSNKYEKDETFVSQSPGPLTVYFKSSPNFVRANGTGPNAFYITYEMLTFCN; encoded by the exons ATGTTCAGAGTTCTTTTGGTGCTCGTTTTGGCGCATTACTCCATTTGTGCGTTTTTCGATTTAACCGACGTAGACGATCCGCTATCGTTACTGTGGAACAACCGTC CAACGTTTGGTAAACAACGCAGCGAATGTACGACAAACACACCGGTCGGTTTGAAGCACGGCGTGTGCCAAAATCCGAGTCTTTGTATGTTATCCGGCGGTAAACCGAATGGAATTTGCGGGGTCCTATCGACATGCTGCACCT ACGAGAGCAGTTGCGGCAAAGTGACTAGCCAAAAAGTATCGTACTTCCAGAGGTCGAATGTCGATCAAAACAGTCGCGAGTGCAAATATGAGGTGGTTTTGTTGAATCCAAACGTTTGTCAAGTGAG ATTGGATTTTGAGCATTTTAATTTGGCGCCGGCAATTGAACGGGGTAACGCGTCCAGATGCGACTCCGATAGACTTTTAATTTACcccaatatttacaatataccGGAGCTGTGCGGCAACAACGACAACCAGCACG tttacgTCCACATAAATCAGACGACTGGTACCAAAAAGTTGGTTTTGGATATGATAACGTTGTCGAACAAGTCGCCCAGTTGGAAGATTAAAATCACTCAGTTGGAGTGTCCAGGAATTTTGAACACGGATGATATGGCttctgattttaatttactag CACCATTGGGGGCAATACAGTACCATACAAATGTGAATGGTGAACTAAAATCGTTCGGCTATGACACAAATAGGAACTTGAATTCTTATACCAGCAACGAGAATTACGCGATTGCCTTTAAACGGACTGCCTCGGTGTGCGGAATCAA GTTCcgcattaattatttcaatttaccaGATGATAATTCGACGGAAATAAAAGACAAAATGTGCACAtccgattatttatttattccgtACATTCAGTTCTTGGGCACCACACATGATGTAATAGCAAAATTGTGTTCCAACAAATATGAGAAAGATGAAACATTTGTAT CTCAATCGCCCGGACCTTTAACagtgtattttaaaagttctcCCAACTTCGTCAGAGCGAACGGAACTGGGCCAAATGCTTTTTATATCACTTATGAGATGTTAACGTTctgcaattaa
- the LOC109602178 gene encoding uncharacterized protein LOC109602178, which translates to MFKLLVLALCFTGGLSVLLDDVYDPFPFMWQREIFHKCSEPTVNGYISGECMSSVRCTLLGGTVGQNCGVGNCCTFVQKNTTCKAITSANGELEGVCMNDIKCKKSGGSPKGLCGFFEKCCIYDKSCNRITTAKVSYFEKQVKVDEDVNNCIYDVYLNSPSVCQIRLDFETFRLADASFADDKHTCVTDYFDIEPKHYNIPRICGSNDNNHVYVHLQPGDDKITLSAKIKKRTQNSNLELPYWKIKITQLQCTGSYKHIDTSQYDAPLLAPRGAIQYFMEPSGTFYSFGYKKYYTSGENYAIAFKKDPDYCGAKFTFKSMSMPTDTGSTCSDYLYIPGTEDDVSKYCAEGQAIAKVPGPLSIFFSSTAKQDSNYYFKVQYEMLTEC; encoded by the exons ATGTTCAAGCTGCTGGTCTTGGCTCTATGCTTTACGGGTGGTCTTTCGGTGTTGTTGGACGATGTCTATGATCCGTTTCCGTTTATGTGGCAAAGAG aaatatttcacaAGTGCTCGGAGCCAACGGTTAACGGATATATTTCTGGTGAATGCATGTCTTCTGTAAGATGTACACTTTTGGGTGGCACTGTTGGACAAAATTGTGGAGTTGGAAATTGTTGTACAT TTGTCCAGAAAAATACGACGTGTAAAGCAATAACGAGCGCCAATGGTGAACTCGAGGGTGTGTGCATGAACGATATTAAGTGCAAAAAATCGGGTGGTTCTCCAAAGGGATTGTGTGGGTTCTTTGAGAAGTGCTGCATTT acgaCAAAAGCTGCAACAGAATAACCACGGCTAAAGTGTCATATTTTGAAAAGCAGGTTAAAGTAGATGAAGACGTGAACAATTGTATTTATGACGTGTATCTAAATAGTCCCAGTGTTTGCCAAAtaag ATTAGACTTTGAAACATTCCGTTTGGCAGATGCTAGTTTTGCGGATGATAAACATACTTGTGTCACAGATTACTTTGACATTGAACCCAAGCACTACAATATTCCAAGAATATGTGGTTCCAATGATAACAATCATG tTTACGTTCACTTGCAACCTGGAGACGATAAGATCACACTGAGCGCAAAAATCAAGAAGAGGACGCAAAATTCTAACCTGGAGTTGCCCTATTGGAAGATCAAAATTACACAGTTACAATGTACTGGAAGTTACAAACATATAGACACCTCACAGTACGATGCGCCTCTTTTAG CTCCCCGTGGTgccatacaatattttatggaaCCTTCTGGTACCTTTTATTCATTTGGGTACAAGAAATATTACACTTCCGGTGAAAATTATGCTATTGCGTTCAAGAAAGACCCCGATTACTGTGGTGCTAA GTTCACTTTTAAATCGATGAGTATGCCAACCGATACGGGGTCAACCTGTTcagattatttgtatataccGGGAACAGAAGAtgatgtttcaaaatattgtgcGGAAGGACAAGCTATAGCTAAGGTGCCTGGACCACTTTCCATTTTCTTTTCATCTACTGCAAAACAAgacagtaattattattttaaagtccAATATGAAATGTTAACcgaatgttaa